The Helicobacter cetorum MIT 00-7128 region TTTTTAAAAAATAGATTTTAAAGGGGTGTTCGTGTTTAGTATTTTGTAGATTTTGATATGACTAAAATTTGTAGTTATACATCATATAAAACATGGCTGAGGTTTCAAAACGCTCTGATTTAGAAAGCATGCGAGCTGTAGGCAAAATCTTAAACCCCCATTCAATGCGATGTCTTAAAAAGAGTGTTAAAGAGATACCCCCATCTATAGTGAGTCCGCCCGCATAAGCCGCATGCTTAATGAGTTTAAAATTTTCATTATCAGCATAGACTACCACCCCTCCTCCTGCACCCCCAAACGCTCCTAAGTAATATTTATAGCTACCTAAGGGAAATTCCATAATAATATCCATGCCTACTGAAAGCATGGTAAAAAAGGAGTTGGTGGGGTCGCTATGGCTTTGATAGTTGACTTTTCCTGTGCCTAAGTCCCATGCAAAAAATCCTCTAACCCCAACATATCTTTTGAAAAAGCTTTGCACGCCGGTTTTTAGATTGAGTGTTGCGATAAAGTTTTTGACTTCTTTACCTTGATAATCTTTAATGGCATCTAAAACCCCAAAGCCTGTGCCAAAATACCAACCACTTTTTTTGCGTGTTAGGCGTTGGCGATTGATAATGCTTTTATACAAAGCCTCATGGGCTTTTTTATTTCTGTTTGTAACCTTTTTAATTGGTTGTGGCTCTGTAGAACCATAGGCTTGTGGAGCAATAAGACTCAATAGGATAAAAAGGCATAAAAAAGAACCGAATTGTTTAGATATTTTAGAAATAATTGCGCCTTTAACTTAATAAAATATTATTTGGTTAGTTTATACTATTTTGTGTTAAAATAGCTTTATGAGCGCAAGTTAAGCGGTGTTTACTAAACAAATTTTTATTTGAATAGAGAGCATTTTATGGGAATAGAAAAACAAAGCTTTTTAGAAATTACCAGCGAGGGTGCTAATTCGGTATTAGTTTTGAGGGGAGATTGGAATTTTAGAACGAGCGCCAAGCTTTTAGGAGAGCTTAAAACAGCCTTATTGAAACATAAGGGGCGCTTAAAAATTGACCTTTCTTTATGTAAGAATATAGATTTTGTGTTTGGCATGTTCTTATTTGATTTGATTAAAACACACCGCCTAGATATAGAATTATGCAATGTATGTGAGACCAATGCTTGTGCGCTTAAGGTAGTGCAAGATTGGGTGTTGCAAGATGAAGAAGTCTTACAATCTAAAAAAACAAGCGCTAGGCGTGAATTGTTGCTTGCAAAAATGGGTAGGGGAGTTGTAGAGTTTTGCAACACCTTTTTAAATGCCCTAAACTTCTGTGGCATGATTTTGTTTTATTTTGCTAAGGGTGTTGTAAATCCTAAGCGCTTTTGCTTTACGCCATTAGTCTATCATATCAATGAATCCGGTTTCAAAGTCTTGCCTGTAAGCATTCTAACCGTGTTTATCGTTGGGTTTGCTATCGCTTTGCAAGGGGCATTAGAGTTGCAAGAAATGGGCGTGCCTTTGACGGCAGTTGAAATGACGGCTAAACTTGCCTTAAGAGAAATTGGCCCTTTTATCTTAACTCTTGTTATTGCAGGGCGCAGTGCGAGTAGCTTTACCGCTCAAATTGGGGTAATGAAAATCACTGAAGAGCTAGACGCTATGAAAACTATGGGCTTTAGCCCTTTTGAATTTTTGGTTTTGCCTAGAGTTTTAGCTTTAGTGATTGTCTTGCCTTTAATGGTTTTTATTGCTGATGCATTCGCACTTCTTGGAGGCATGTTTGCCATTAAGTATCAATTAGGATTGACTTTTTCACATTATGTAGACCGCTTGCATGATACGGTGAGTTGGAGTCATTTTTGGGTAGGCATTGTCAAAGCGCCTTTTTGGGGGTTTGCAATTGCAATGGTGGGGTGTATGCGTGGTTTTGAGGTTAAGGGAGATACTGAGAGCATTGGGCGCTTAACTACCATTAGTGTTGTGAATGCTTTGTTTTGGATAATCTTTTTAAACGCAGTATTTTCTATTATCTTTTCTAAATTGGATATTTAAGATGGATAAAACAAATAATGAAATCTTAATTGAGGTTAAAGATATCCATAATGCCTTTGGTAGCACCATTATTCATAGAGGTGTGAGTTTTAGTGTTCATAAGGGCGAAGTTATGGCGATTTTAGGAGGTTCAGGAAGTGGCAAAAGCACGCTTTTAAGAAGTATGATTTTGCTTAATCGCCCTGTAAAGGGGGAGGTGCTACTTTTTGGAGAAAATATTTGGAAACTTAAAGATGAAGAACAGCTTAAGATTTTTAATCGTTGTGGCATTTGCTTTCAGTTTGGCGCACTCTATAGCTCTTTAACAGTGTTAGAAAATGTTGGCATTATGTTAGAAAAATATAGCCCTTATTCTAAAAAAATCATTGAAGAGATTTCTAAAATGTGGATTGAAAAAGTGGGCT contains the following coding sequences:
- a CDS encoding outer membrane beta-barrel protein; the encoded protein is MSKQFGSFLCLFILLSLIAPQAYGSTEPQPIKKVTNRNKKAHEALYKSIINRQRLTRKKSGWYFGTGFGVLDAIKDYQGKEVKNFIATLNLKTGVQSFFKRYVGVRGFFAWDLGTGKVNYQSHSDPTNSFFTMLSVGMDIIMEFPLGSYKYYLGAFGGAGGGVVVYADNENFKLIKHAAYAGGLTIDGGISLTLFLRHRIEWGFKILPTARMLSKSERFETSAMFYMMYNYKF
- a CDS encoding ABC transporter permease, translated to MGIEKQSFLEITSEGANSVLVLRGDWNFRTSAKLLGELKTALLKHKGRLKIDLSLCKNIDFVFGMFLFDLIKTHRLDIELCNVCETNACALKVVQDWVLQDEEVLQSKKTSARRELLLAKMGRGVVEFCNTFLNALNFCGMILFYFAKGVVNPKRFCFTPLVYHINESGFKVLPVSILTVFIVGFAIALQGALELQEMGVPLTAVEMTAKLALREIGPFILTLVIAGRSASSFTAQIGVMKITEELDAMKTMGFSPFEFLVLPRVLALVIVLPLMVFIADAFALLGGMFAIKYQLGLTFSHYVDRLHDTVSWSHFWVGIVKAPFWGFAIAMVGCMRGFEVKGDTESIGRLTTISVVNALFWIIFLNAVFSIIFSKLDI
- a CDS encoding ABC transporter ATP-binding protein, whose amino-acid sequence is MDKTNNEILIEVKDIHNAFGSTIIHRGVSFSVHKGEVMAILGGSGSGKSTLLRSMILLNRPVKGEVLLFGENIWKLKDEEQLKIFNRCGICFQFGALYSSLTVLENVGIMLEKYSPYSKKIIEEISKMWIEKVGLPPRAYHLYPYELSGGMKKRVGLARAMATNPEILFLDEPTSGLDPYSAGKFDELIMTLRESLQLTVVMITHDLDTVHDCVDRFIMLKDGLLEFNGNLEEFVQKAQSQGLDEGNLFNSTRGEKFWKGM